The genomic region CTTGCGAGTTTTATGAAGATCATAGGCAAAGACAAGCTTTTGTCCATTTTGGAAGTTTATTTATAAAAAAGCTGCCATTGCAGGGCTTTTGAATAACTTTGGGACAGCTCTTTTTCGAAAGCCCGCCGTAGAGGTCTGACTTTGCCGCTTGTTGCTTAATTTGACTTTAAGGTTTTTTTGGAGCTAAAACTATCATAACCAGCGCGCTTATGTACGGCAGGGCAAGAAGAAAGGCCGCCGGCACGGAACCGAATACCGAAAAATTTTGAAGGTTGTTTGCGACGTATTGGGCGGCGGCAAATATTAGGACTGCGGCGAGTATGGCGTATGTGTTTTTTTTACCCAAAAAGACTGCGGCAAGGGCAGTCCAGCCTGTCCCGCTTGAAATGTTCGGCACAAACGACGAAAGCCTCATGCTTAAGATACATCCCGCCGCGCTTCCGAACACGGCCGCCGCCGCCCACGCCCAAAGCCTTACATGCGATACGTTTATTCCTCTGGCGCGAAGAACCGGAGCGTCGCTGCCTGAAATTCTTATGTACAAACCTTGTCTTGTAAATTTCATCGCCGCCCATCCCAATAAAAACATAAGATAAGCTGATGCTGTCGTTACGAGTCTTGTTTTTACCGCAGAAAAGTAAAAATCCGGGTGAGTTATTATTCCCCTTGTCTTAAAAAAAACGGACGACAATATGCTTGTGAGCGCCGAACAGATGAGATTCAGAGCGAGGGCGGCTAAAAAACGATTTGCGCGAAATTTTTCGGCTGCCAGCGCAAAAAGTAAAATAAATGCGGTACAAAAAGTCAGCGACAGTGCGATTCCTCCGATAAAGTTTTTGGACAGCGCCGTGCCCGCAAGGCACAAAAACGCCGCAAGGTTTATCGTTCCGTCTAAAAATAAGGCCATTCCGCCCGACCGCTCGCTTATAAGAGCCCCCATCGAAGCCAACAGCAGCGGCGCCGATAAGGAAATTATTCCGTAAACAAAGTTCATGTGCGACGGCTCCTTGCAACGTAGTTAAATGAAATGCAAAAAAGAATTATTCCTTGGATAAGCGAAGATATGTCAAACTGTATTTCCTGCATCAGCGCAACGCGACCGGACGACGTGTAAAGCCATGAGAGAATTAAACTTGCCGGAATCAGCAAAAGAGGTTCCGACTGTGCTATGAGAGCGCATGAAAGCGCGTTCCAGCCCATGCCGGCGTAAAATCCCGAATGACATGTAAAATATGTTCCGCATACGGCGATCGCTCCTGCAAGGCCGTGCATCGCACCGGAGGCGGCTAGAGAAAGGAACATTGATTTTTCCTCCGAATACCCGCAATAGCGTGCAAATTCCGGGGCTATTCCCCATATCCGTAATCTGCGTCCCGCCTCCGTACGGTAGATAAAATAATGAAAGATCAGGCAAAGAAGGGGCGCTGCAAAAATGCTTATGTTTAAGGGAGAAGGTTTTAATAGCGGCGCCAAACGCAGATTTTCAGGAATGAATTGGGTCGCTAAAAGATTCCCTGTTTTATCCCGAAATTTTCCCGCAATCAAAGAATCTATGCACGGAATTACTGCCGCAGAAATTAAAAATGACGTAAGAAGGACGTTCGCCTTTTTGAACTTTCTGAGCAAGGCCGAAAGAATCGCCTGAAAGGCGCCTGCGGCGCACGCGGCTGAAAATGCGGCCGGCACGATAAATTTTCGGGCATAAGACGGCAGGGGCAGGGTAAGGATGACCGCCACAAAAAAACCGCCGGCATATATCTGGCCTTCGCCTCCAAGGTTTAAATTGCCGCCTTTTATTGCGATGCTTGCGCCCAATCCTGCGACGATTAATAAAACGGCTGTATTTAAAAAGCTCCCCAAGTAATAGCGCGAAGCCGTGGTTCCCGTGATAAAATCCATCGCCGCCTTAGCCGGGTTTTTTGAAAAAAACAAAAGAAATGCGATCGAAATTATAATTCCCGCTGATACCGCAGCCGCGCTTATCCTTACGTTCGTTATCGGCGTCTTATCTTTTAAAGCCTTTATTGCTTTTATAAAGTTTATCATTTTTCAGATCCTGAGTTATTTGTATTTATGATATTTTGCGTAACGTTCTGCGCTCTGGCTGAAATTTCGCTTGAAGCGTCATCAGGAGGACTTGGAATTTTTTGTTTAATCTTTCCGTCCGAAAGCACATATATGCGGCCGCATAAATTTTCCGGAAAATCCTGTGCGGATAGAACGATTACGCATTTTCCGTCTTCGGCATATTTAAAAAGTTTGCCGCACATAGCGGAAGCGCTGTGCGAATCCAGCCCTTGAAGCGGTTCGCACAATATTAAAAATTCGGGATTCTGCTCCAATTCGCGGGTTAAAATGAGCCTTTGCAGCATTCCTCCCGAAAGATTTACGGCCTTTTCCGCCGGAGAAATAGAAACTTCCGCTTTTTTTATAAGGGAATAGGCGTATTGCACAGGATTATTTCCTTTATAATAGACCGTGAGAATCTGTTCGACGGTGAGTTCTGGGTTGGAAGCCCTGAAAACTCTGTCCGACGGAATCATCGCGCACGTCGCGTATTTTTTCCCGCGCAGCATTGCCGAAGTAAGATTTTTTTTCGCAAGGTCGACAATGAACGAAGGTTTAGCTTCGGCTGCTATGCGGCGTCGGCTTGTTAAACGGCTTTTGCCTGCGCCGGTATTGCAGCCGAGAGTGATTTTCCCTTTGCCGCGCGTGTCTTCCATTCCGATCATGAGATCTTCAAGAGTTCCCAGTCCGCTTTCCGAGAGTCCCTCTATGAGTGTTATCTCTCCGCTTTTTGCAGTTAAAGAAACGTCAAATAGGGCGGGGCGGTTTACGGGCCGCAAAGTTACGCCGTTTAATGAAATAAAATTTTCGCTGAACGGAAAATTTTTTATGCGGCATGAAGTTTCTTCGGCCCCCACTTCAAAGTCGGAGTATCCGGCACTCCCCCTTTTGAAATCCGAACTGTTTTCGTAGCGGGCGATGATTTTTCCTTTTTCCAGCACGGTAACCGTGTCCGTATTGTTTTGCGCTTCGCTCATGCTGTGCGTGATTACTATAACAGTAACACCTTTTTGTGCCGATTCTCTAAGATTTTTATAAAGGCGGCTTCGCTGTTCCGTGTTTAAAAACACAGAAGGTTCATCCAGTATTAAGGTTTTCGGTTCTCTGCATAAGGCGCAAAGAAGAGCCGTGAAAAATCTTTCATCGCCGCCCATATCGCGTACCGGCAAATTTGTCTTAAGCGAAGGAGCCCAATGTTTTTTATATATTTCTATGCGGCTTTTTATAAAACGGTTGGAAATATTGCACTGCTCGCTTCCCAGAAGTATGTTTTCAAGCGCCGTTATATCGCGGGCTAAAAGCGGGCGTTGCCGAACTATTTGAATTCCGTTATCGGCCGCCTGCCTTGGGTCTTTAAACACGACTTCGGCGCCGTCTATGACGATTTGACCCGATGTCGCCCTTATGTCGCCGGACAAGATCGAAGCGAGAGTTGATTTTCCGGCTCCGTTTTCGCCCAAAAGCGCGTGGATTTTGCCGGGTGTAAACGACAGGCATATATTATCCAGCGCAGTTTTTCGCGGAAATGAAACTGTGATGTTTTTAAGCGAAACAATCATAAACAGTACTTATATCGGTACTAAATGCGTTAATTAAACGGCGGAATATATTACTGTAATTTTAACGAACCGTCGTTCAATGATTGAATCACTTTAGCCATTTTATTTCTTATTTCTTCCGGCACGGCGCTTATGTAAAGCGGATCGTCCTGTATGAATTCGATATATCCCTGTTCAATTCCTACAGTTTTTGCCGTTCCCCATTGGGTCTTCCCTTCAAGGAATTCACTCGTCATTTCTTTTGCCATGCGTTGCTGCTTCATCGAAGTGCTTGAAATTACCCTTCCCGGAGCTTTGTTAAAGCCGTTGCTGTCGAACCACGTGATGTAAAATCCCTTTTCGTTTGCGGCCGATATTACGCCCTGCGAAGCGCCTCCGCAGATCGGAAGAATAACGTCGCATCCTGAATTGTACATGGCCGCCGCCAATTCCGCGCCTTTGGACGCGTCGTACCAGTTTCCCACAATTCTAAAATCCACAGAAATGTCTTTATTTGCGCTTTCAGCTCCTTCTTTAAAGCCGGGAAGGATGACGTCGTTCATCACCGGATATTCCTGTGCGGCCAAAAGGCCGATCTTATTGGTCTTGGACATGAGGCCCGCCATGTAACCTGTGATATAAGACTGCTCTCTTTGATTATAACGTACCGTTGCCACGCTTGGATTTCCCTGCTCGTATGCGTCAAGCAATATGAATTTTTGATTGGGAAACTGACGGGTGAGAGGGCGGACGATATCGGGTAAAGAAGGGTTTGATGAAATTATCACGTCGAAATTGCCTGCGGCCGCGAGCGAAGTGATTTTGCTGCTCCATTCGGCCTGATTTGTTCCTGCCTCCAAAATTGTCACTAAGACGGCGGAAGTCCCTTTTTTGCCGTTGTATTCGTCCGCAGCTTCTTTTACTCCGTCGGCGAGCATTTGGTAGATCGGACTGTCCGATAAGATGCCCGGTGCGAAGACGGCAACGGATATCTGTTTGTCTTTTTTTCCGCCGCATGCGGTAAATAGAGCCGATAAAATCAGCAGAATCGATAAAAGGGTTTTCCGGCCGGCTGTTTTGCAAAAAAATATTTTTCTTTTCATACGGTAAATATAGTTTTATATCAAACAAATGTCAAATCATTTTAAACTTCGAGCAACGGCGAGTTTTGAAAACCCGATATTCGACCTACTGCCAATAATTCGACCTACTTGATTCGCGGGTTTATCAAGCAGTATTATTATCCTGCCGATCCGGACACGCGTTTGACTTTTCTGCCGTTTGCCCCGATCCTCTAAGGAGAAATTCTATGCGTTTAATCATCAAAAAAAATTATGACGAATGCTCTTCTTGGGCGGCCGACCATATCGCCCATGTCATAAAAACTTTTAATCCCTCCGAAAGTAAGCCCTTCGTTATAGGTCTTCCTACGGGAAGCACGCCGATCGGTACGTATGAAAACCTGATAAAAAAATGCAAAGCGGGAGAGATTTCGTTTAAAGACGTAGTTTCCTTCAACATGGACGAATACGAGGGCCTGCCCCCCGATAACGATCAAAGCTACCGGTATTTTATGGATCACACTTTTTTCAATCACGTCGATATAAAAAAGCCGAATACTCATGTGCTTAACGGATGCGCTTCCGATCTTTCCAAAGAATGTGGCGATTATGAAAAGGCGATTGAAAAAGCCGGAGGAATAAGGCTTTTTATGGGCGGAGTGGGAAACGACGGGCACATAGCTTTTAACGAACCCGGTACGTCTCTTTCTTCCCGCACGCACGTGCAGCTTTTGACTGAAGATACGCGAATTGTGAATTCCCGCTTTTTCGGCGGCGATGTTTCAAGGGTTCCGGAGCGCGCTCTTACCGTGGGAATCGGCACTATATGCGATGCGGACGAACTTTTGTTTTTGGTAACGGGCAGGGCGAAAGCCTATGCGCTCGCGCATGCGGTAGAGGATTCTGTTTCTCAGATGTGGCCTATAACGGCATTGCAGCTTCATAAAAATGCAATAATTGTCTGTGACGAAGACGCCGTCGGAGAGCTCAAAGTGAACACGGTAAAATATTTTAAAGAGATGGAAAAGGATTCAAAGTTTTAGTCTTGGCGTTGTTTTGAAAACTCGACTCTTGTGCCGACATTTTTGATCGGTACGGCAATTGCGACAGATGTGCGGCGCTTCCGGCCAGTCGTGCATTTCTGCCGCTCGCCGACACAGGTCTTATGATATCCGCTGTCGAAACACAAGCCCCAATTTCCCTTTAAAACGGATTTTTCCGTCGTTCTTTCTCATCGTAAGATTTATTTCCGTGTCCGCTTTTTTTTGCCTCGTTTGATCCGTTACGACGGTTCCCGCTGCGATCGAAGAAATAAACTTTTTAGGAAAGTAGACATAAAGAAAATATTTTTGAACGTCTTTCGACGTAGAATCGTTTTGTGTTCTTAAAAAACTTATTTTTGCGGCAGCCTTCCACTTTGAAAAAACATGAGAGCCTTTAAGATTTATCGCGTAAATTGTTTTGTGTTTTTGCGAATTTTTAAAATTTTCGTGCGAGATTTCACACGGAATTATGTTTTGAAGTCCGTCGACCCTTGTATTGAATTCCAACGCCGATCTTTTCGAAGTTATTTCAACCGCTGTGCTCGCAGCGAAATTCGAATTTTGTTCTACTGGCATCAGATTTTGCCGCTCGATTTCCGCCGTAGTAGCAATTCCCGCGCATAATTGCAGGCTGTCGGATGAGAAATTGTGTCGTATTTGCGGGTTTATTCTTATTTGCGCTATAGTCTTTTTAAGTTTGCCGTCCGCCGCATAGAATCCTTCTTTTTCGTCCGAAAAAATATAATTGTCGGTTGCGAATAAGTCCGTCTTTAGCAAAAACGGGCCGAAGATCATCCTGTTTTCATTCCTAAACCATGATCTGAAATTCCCGAAAGGATTTCTATGGATTCCTACGGAAAATTGGTTTTTCAGCGCGGGCAGTGAAAGAATAATTTCAAAAACTGCGCCGTCGTACCATCCGGAAGAAAATATTTTGGAATTGCCGAACCATGATTCCGCTTGTTTGCCTTCGATATAAAATCTTCCGCCCGAAACGCTTGTCTTAATAAGCGATCTACGGCCGTATTTAAAAGTATAAGCGCAGGAAAATAAGAACCGCGGGTTGTCAAAGCAAACGCATTCGAATGTGAAATTCCCCGGAGTAAAACGCACTGCGCTTGATTTTGAAGATTCTGTCCCTCTATTCGTCCTTTCGCTTGAATTTGAAAGCGATGACGAAGGAAGAGATATTCCGAGTCCCGTTTGCCGGCCGGTCTCAGGCTTTACGGCGCTTGATGTTAAAGAAAGCGAAGGATTTTTTAATAAGGCGATGCTTTTTGAAAATTTCAAGTCGCCGTAAAAGAATTCGACGGGAGCTTCTTCCCTTAAAAACTCTCCTATATCGACGGAAAATCCGCTTTGCACATCTTCGGCAAACGATTCTGTAAAAGGAATGCGAGAATACGCTTTTACGTCGAGCCCGCGAAACGCTGCGTGAACGCCAGAAACCGCCTTGTTTTTTTCGCTTTTGATTTGCCCGTCAAAAAGATCCGACGCGGAAAATAAAAATGAAGCGCCGGAATAAATGTCTGCGTATTGAAAAAGAGGCGACGCGTCTTTTGAAAATGCAAGGTTTAAATATGTGGATAAAAAAAATAATAAGGCTAAGGCATGTTTTAAGCGTTTTTGAAATACCATGCCTTAGTAATTGGTTTGATTTATAATTCCATGCAATGCGCGGCACGTGCAGTGCCTGCAGTTTCCGGCGCGGTTAAAAATGGCCGATTTTTGCAATTGGGATTTTGCGTGTCGCTGTGCAAGCGCCGATCGCCATCATTCGGCGGATCGGTGGTTCGAGCCGTTCCGTTCAGCCTACTTTGCTGCGGAACTGTCGGTTATGTAAGCCTTTGAATCTTTGAACTGTTCGATTTGCACGATCTTGTTTTTCCAGTATTCGGCTTCGCTTTTTGTCGTGTAAGGCCCTATGCGTACGCGGTATACCACTTGCTTTTTTGAATCCGTGTATGTAAATATTTCCGCCTGAATCTTGTTTTCTGAAAGGATTTCTCTAGCATTGTCCGCCGATTTTTTTGTACTGAACGCGGCCGCCTGTACCCAATATTTCGGAGCAGGCGACGCCGCTTTTACCGTCGATTTGGTTACGGGCTTTGCCTTTCCTGCCGCAGTTGAAGAAGCGCTTCCCGTCTTTGCTGGGGCGGGTTTTACAGGGGTTTTTGCACTTACCGCCGGCTTTTGTGTTTTCACGTTGTCTGCTCTGTCCACGGCCTTTGAAACCGTTTTATTTGAATCGACAACGGGGTCCGTCGGCGTTTCCGGTATTGTTTGCGCGGCATACCCGTTTTTTTCGTCCATGTTTTTTAACGTATTCAGATCGATTGTCGTAGCTCTGTCGGGTGCGTTTACGCCGTAAACGTTCGTCGTCCCGGATATTACTGTCAATTCCCCTATCTGCTGAAGCCGATCCTGCCCTTGGAGCTGCCCGCTAGGCGCTTCGGGATAAGTATTGCGGGGAACGAATTCTGTTGAAGAAGGATCCGTCGGCGTTTGCACCTGCGCCGTCGGCTGAGCACCGGGCGCGGGCTGTACAGGAACATGAAGAGACGCGACTGCCGGCGCGGGATAATTGCTCGGCGAATAAAGTATTATTGCCGCTCCTATTACTACAAGTAAAAAAACTCCTGTCGCGGCGATTATCCATAATATTTTTTTTTGTTCCATAAAGAAAATCCTTGACGTATTCGGCGTATTAAAAAAATTGAAAAACCGTCTACCTCTTGTATACTTTCAATATCGGTATTTAAAAAAACAGCTTTAGCAAAAATGTTGGGACGGCGTTGTAAGTTGAGTTTACGGTTTTTGCGGGCGAAACTTTTAGGATTTTATAAAGTCCGCACTTGTTTTATGTATTTATTGATAAATTACCGAAATGATCGATGAATGCTTTTTTTATCCGTTTTTCAAGCGAAAGTATCGAACCGGAATTTTTTATTACAACGACGGGAATTTCCGACTTTTTATAATTTTTAAAAAGATCCTTTTGGGAATAAAATCGTGCTAAAATTTGATCGTAAGGCATGGCGTCGCGTTTTTTTACGCGCAAAAGGCGTATGAAAACATTTGCTTTTATAAATACCGTATGCGTACATTCGGCCATAAGTTCGGGTATTTTAAATAAAACGGTAGCGTTAAGGATGATATTTTTTTGCGGATTTTTTTTTATAAAATCTTTTGCAAAGTGAGTTACGGCCGGATATACTATGGTCTCTTGCCTTGAAAGAAGTTTTTGATCTTTAAAGATCAGAGAACCTAAGGCTCTTCGGTTTAAAGAGCCGTCGCTGTTTTTAAGGTCTATGCCGTAAATTTTTGCGTCGCTTGAAAATTCTTCAAATATTTGTTCTGATCGCTCCTCTATCGCCTTATGCACAAGTGTGTCAAAGTCTATGCATTCAAAACCGTATTTTTCGAATATTCTTGAAGCTGCGTTCTTTCCTGCCGCCATCGGCCCGGTAAGGCATAGGATCATGCGGTCTGCCGTAGCTTTCGGCATGGAAGCCGGCGCGAAAGTCTTTAATGCCGAGTTTTTATTTTTCTCAGGAACTTTTTCGGACGTTTTTAATTTCAATGGAATTCTCCCCAGTTTTTTCCGTATTCGACCGAAACCTTAAGCGGAACCGAAAGTTTTACGGCGTTTTCCATTTTATCTTTTACAAGGCTGATAGTATCTTCGATTGTGTGGCTTTCATCGGGACATTCTAAAATCAATTCGTCGTGAACTTGCAAAAGCAGGTGAGCTCCGTTGTTTTTTCGTTCCAGCGCATCGTCCACATCGATCATGGCTTGTTTTACAATGTCCGCGGCGCTTCCCTGTATGGGCGTGTTTACCGCTATGCGTTCCGCGCCGGATTTTTCCATCTTATTGCGGCTGTTTATCGTCGGGATCGGTCTTTTTCGTCCGAATATGGTTTCCACGTATCCGTTTTTTTCGGCGCCTTCTATCACGCGGGTTTTAAAATCCTGTATGGCTGAAAATGTGGAAAAATAATTGTCTATAAATCCTTGTGCCTGCGTGCGCGATATTTTCAACTCGTTTGAAAGCCTGAAAGCGCTCATTCCGTATATGACGCCGAAATTTATGGTTTTTGCCAAGCGTCTTTGTTCGGGGCTTACGTCTTTAGGCGCGACGTTAAAAATCAATGCCGCCGTAAATCTATGTATATCGGTTCCTTCCATAAACGCCTTGCGCATGTTTTTATCGCCTGAAAGATGGGCGAGAACTACCAGCTCTATCTGCGAATAGTCCGCCGATATCAGCACGGTTTTGTCAACGGCCGTAAATGCGGTCCTTATTTTGCGTCCGGCTTCGTCCCGTACAGGAATATTTTGCAGATTGGGGTCGCGGCTCGAAAGCCGTCCCGTGGCCGTTCCCGTCTGTATAAAACTTGTGTGGACGCGGGAATTTGCGTCGGCCAGCTTCGGCAGCGCTTCAACGTAAGTGGATTGCAGTTTCGTAAGCGTTCTGTAGTCAAGAATTTTCTGGGGAACCGGATGCCATGCGGCAAGTTCTTCAAGAACGGCCGTATCCGTAGAAAATCCCGTTTTAGTCTTTTTTCCGGGTTTTAATCCCAGTTCCGTAAAAAGCACTTCCTGAAGCTGTTTGGTGGAAGCGATATTGAATTCGTGTCCTACCGTTTTGTAAATATCCTGCTCGGCGCTGTGAATTTGTTTTATAAGCTCTTCATTATAAACGTTAAGCGCGTTTTTATCCAAATGTATGCCTTTCATTTCCATCTTTGCAAGAATCGGAATAAGGCGCATTTCCGTTTGCCAAAAAAGTTTTGTAAGATTGTTCTTTTCAAGGCGGCCTTCGAAATACTGCCATAGCTGAAAGGTAAAATCTGCGTCTTCCGCTCCGTACGGAACGGCTTTTTCAAGCGGAACGTCCGCAAAGGTCTGTCCTTTCGCGACAATGTCGTCGTATTCGATTCCTTTGAGTCCCAGTTTTGTTTCTGCAAGGAATTCGAGCGAATAGGAATTCCGCCCGTTGCGGTCCGGCTCTAAAAGCCATGCGGCGATCATCGTATCGGCTATTCTGCATGAAATTTTAGTTTTAAGAATTTCATAATCGAATTTTCCGTTATGCATGACAAGCGTAATATTTTCATCGTTAAAAAGCCTTTCGAGCTGCGAAAACGCATCGTTTTTTGAAATAAATTCCCGATCAAAAAGCGCTTCCTGTGCGGCAAGAGGAACGTAAATCGCTCTGCCTTTTTCCGCGCAAAGGCTGAATCCTAACATGTGCGCAGAATGTGTTTCAAGACTGTCAGTTTCGCAGTCGAACGATAGGACATTTTTTTTCATTTCAAAAACGGAGTCGATAAATTCGGAAAGTTCTTTTATGTTTGTGACGGCCCTGTAATCTCCTTTGTTTTGTACGGGAATCATCGCAGGAGAAACGTCGTCCGTATCTTGTTGCGCCTGCGTTTTATAAGTTTTGCCCGCATTTCCCGCCTGCCCATCTTCCGCCGGATCTTTTCCAGCCTGCGCCGCATTTTTTATCGTGCCGTATGCCGCATCCCGAACTGCGCTTCCTGCCGGATTTTTTTCAGCATTATTTACATCACTGTTCGCCTCGTACTGTTCTGCCACAGACGGAAGCCCGTATTTTAGAAGGAGCTTCGCCGCTGAGGCAAAATCAAGATTTACGGGTTTTATCGAGTCTTTTTCGGAGAGAGGAACGTCATAGCACAGGCGGATGAGCTTTTGCGAAAAAAAAGCGTTTTCTTTTCCC from Treponema parvum harbors:
- the nagB gene encoding glucosamine-6-phosphate deaminase; the encoded protein is MRLIIKKNYDECSSWAADHIAHVIKTFNPSESKPFVIGLPTGSTPIGTYENLIKKCKAGEISFKDVVSFNMDEYEGLPPDNDQSYRYFMDHTFFNHVDIKKPNTHVLNGCASDLSKECGDYEKAIEKAGGIRLFMGGVGNDGHIAFNEPGTSLSSRTHVQLLTEDTRIVNSRFFGGDVSRVPERALTVGIGTICDADELLFLVTGRAKAYALAHAVEDSVSQMWPITALQLHKNAIIVCDEDAVGELKVNTVKYFKEMEKDSKF
- the coaE gene encoding dephospho-CoA kinase (Dephospho-CoA kinase (CoaE) performs the final step in coenzyme A biosynthesis.); the encoded protein is MKLKTSEKVPEKNKNSALKTFAPASMPKATADRMILCLTGPMAAGKNAASRIFEKYGFECIDFDTLVHKAIEERSEQIFEEFSSDAKIYGIDLKNSDGSLNRRALGSLIFKDQKLLSRQETIVYPAVTHFAKDFIKKNPQKNIILNATVLFKIPELMAECTHTVFIKANVFIRLLRVKKRDAMPYDQILARFYSQKDLFKNYKKSEIPVVVIKNSGSILSLEKRIKKAFIDHFGNLSINT
- a CDS encoding ABC transporter permease subunit, with protein sequence MNFVYGIISLSAPLLLASMGALISERSGGMALFLDGTINLAAFLCLAGTALSKNFIGGIALSLTFCTAFILLFALAAEKFRANRFLAALALNLICSALTSILSSVFFKTRGIITHPDFYFSAVKTRLVTTASAYLMFLLGWAAMKFTRQGLYIRISGSDAPVLRARGINVSHVRLWAWAAAAVFGSAAGCILSMRLSSFVPNISSGTGWTALAAVFLGKKNTYAILAAVLIFAAAQYVANNLQNFSVFGSVPAAFLLALPYISALVMIVLAPKKP
- a CDS encoding ATP-binding cassette domain-containing protein, with the translated sequence MIVSLKNITVSFPRKTALDNICLSFTPGKIHALLGENGAGKSTLASILSGDIRATSGQIVIDGAEVVFKDPRQAADNGIQIVRQRPLLARDITALENILLGSEQCNISNRFIKSRIEIYKKHWAPSLKTNLPVRDMGGDERFFTALLCALCREPKTLILDEPSVFLNTEQRSRLYKNLRESAQKGVTVIVITHSMSEAQNNTDTVTVLEKGKIIARYENSSDFKRGSAGYSDFEVGAEETSCRIKNFPFSENFISLNGVTLRPVNRPALFDVSLTAKSGEITLIEGLSESGLGTLEDLMIGMEDTRGKGKITLGCNTGAGKSRLTSRRRIAAEAKPSFIVDLAKKNLTSAMLRGKKYATCAMIPSDRVFRASNPELTVEQILTVYYKGNNPVQYAYSLIKKAEVSISPAEKAVNLSGGMLQRLILTRELEQNPEFLILCEPLQGLDSHSASAMCGKLFKYAEDGKCVIVLSAQDFPENLCGRIYVLSDGKIKQKIPSPPDDASSEISARAQNVTQNIINTNNSGSEK
- a CDS encoding SPOR domain-containing protein encodes the protein MEQKKILWIIAATGVFLLVVIGAAIILYSPSNYPAPAVASLHVPVQPAPGAQPTAQVQTPTDPSSTEFVPRNTYPEAPSGQLQGQDRLQQIGELTVISGTTNVYGVNAPDRATTIDLNTLKNMDEKNGYAAQTIPETPTDPVVDSNKTVSKAVDRADNVKTQKPAVSAKTPVKPAPAKTGSASSTAAGKAKPVTKSTVKAASPAPKYWVQAAAFSTKKSADNAREILSENKIQAEIFTYTDSKKQVVYRVRIGPYTTKSEAEYWKNKIVQIEQFKDSKAYITDSSAAK
- a CDS encoding ABC transporter permease: MINFIKAIKALKDKTPITNVRISAAAVSAGIIISIAFLLFFSKNPAKAAMDFITGTTASRYYLGSFLNTAVLLIVAGLGASIAIKGGNLNLGGEGQIYAGGFFVAVILTLPLPSYARKFIVPAAFSAACAAGAFQAILSALLRKFKKANVLLTSFLISAAVIPCIDSLIAGKFRDKTGNLLATQFIPENLRLAPLLKPSPLNISIFAAPLLCLIFHYFIYRTEAGRRLRIWGIAPEFARYCGYSEEKSMFLSLAASGAMHGLAGAIAVCGTYFTCHSGFYAGMGWNALSCALIAQSEPLLLIPASLILSWLYTSSGRVALMQEIQFDISSLIQGIILFCISFNYVARSRRT
- the polA gene encoding DNA polymerase I, with translation MNDFEDKTVYILDSYGLIYRCYFAFINHPLTNAEGKNVSAVFGFFRNLNIILSHYNPKYIIAAMDSRTPTFRHQMYKDYKITRAKTPEDLHSQIPVIEEILTALGIPLLRCDGFEADDLIATIAKKCAEKGRKCRILSGDKDLMQLVNDTAQILKPDANGAWKVVGKEGVKAEWGVMPEQLLDLLSLYGDTADNIPGVKGIGVKRAGMLLEQYGSLEGIYEHADEIKGSMGEKIRSGKENAFFSQKLIRLCYDVPLSEKDSIKPVNLDFASAAKLLLKYGLPSVAEQYEANSDVNNAEKNPAGSAVRDAAYGTIKNAAQAGKDPAEDGQAGNAGKTYKTQAQQDTDDVSPAMIPVQNKGDYRAVTNIKELSEFIDSVFEMKKNVLSFDCETDSLETHSAHMLGFSLCAEKGRAIYVPLAAQEALFDREFISKNDAFSQLERLFNDENITLVMHNGKFDYEILKTKISCRIADTMIAAWLLEPDRNGRNSYSLEFLAETKLGLKGIEYDDIVAKGQTFADVPLEKAVPYGAEDADFTFQLWQYFEGRLEKNNLTKLFWQTEMRLIPILAKMEMKGIHLDKNALNVYNEELIKQIHSAEQDIYKTVGHEFNIASTKQLQEVLFTELGLKPGKKTKTGFSTDTAVLEELAAWHPVPQKILDYRTLTKLQSTYVEALPKLADANSRVHTSFIQTGTATGRLSSRDPNLQNIPVRDEAGRKIRTAFTAVDKTVLISADYSQIELVVLAHLSGDKNMRKAFMEGTDIHRFTAALIFNVAPKDVSPEQRRLAKTINFGVIYGMSAFRLSNELKISRTQAQGFIDNYFSTFSAIQDFKTRVIEGAEKNGYVETIFGRKRPIPTINSRNKMEKSGAERIAVNTPIQGSAADIVKQAMIDVDDALERKNNGAHLLLQVHDELILECPDESHTIEDTISLVKDKMENAVKLSVPLKVSVEYGKNWGEFH
- a CDS encoding BMP family ABC transporter substrate-binding protein; protein product: MKRKIFFCKTAGRKTLLSILLILSALFTACGGKKDKQISVAVFAPGILSDSPIYQMLADGVKEAADEYNGKKGTSAVLVTILEAGTNQAEWSSKITSLAAAGNFDVIISSNPSLPDIVRPLTRQFPNQKFILLDAYEQGNPSVATVRYNQREQSYITGYMAGLMSKTNKIGLLAAQEYPVMNDVILPGFKEGAESANKDISVDFRIVGNWYDASKGAELAAAMYNSGCDVILPICGGASQGVISAANEKGFYITWFDSNGFNKAPGRVISSTSMKQQRMAKEMTSEFLEGKTQWGTAKTVGIEQGYIEFIQDDPLYISAVPEEIRNKMAKVIQSLNDGSLKLQ